In a single window of the Lynx canadensis isolate LIC74 chromosome E2, mLynCan4.pri.v2, whole genome shotgun sequence genome:
- the ACTN4 gene encoding alpha-actinin-4 isoform X2, which produces MVDYHAANQSYQYGPSSGGNGAGGGGSMGDYMAQEDDWDRDLLLDPAWEKQQRKTFTAWCNSHLRKAGTQIENIDEDFRDGLKLMLLLEVISGERLPKPERGKMRVHKINNVNKALDFIASKGVKLVSIGAEEIVDGNAKMTLGMIWTIILRFAIQDISVEETSAKEGLLLWCQRKTAPYKNVNVQNFHISWKDGLAFNALIHRHRPELIEYDKLRKDDPVTNLNNAFEVAEKYLDIPKMLDAEDIVGTLRPDEKAIMTYVSCFYHAFSGAQKAETAANRICKVLAVNQENEHLMEDYERLASDLLEWIRRTIPWLEDRVPQKTMQEMQQKLEDFRDYRRVHKPPKVQEKCQLEINFNTLQTKLRLSNRPAFMPSEGRMVSDINNGWQHLEQAEKGYEEWLLNEIRRLERLDHLAEKFRQKASIHEAWTDGKEAMLKHRDYETATLSDIKALIRKHEAFESDLAAHQDRVEQIAAIAQELNELDYYDSHNVNTRCQKICDQWDALGSLTHSRREALEKTEKQLETIDQLHLEYAKRAAPFNNWMESAMEDLQDMFIVHTIEEIEGLISAHDQFKSTLPDADREREAILAIHKEAQRIAESNHIKLSGSNPYTTVTPQIINSKWEKVQQLVPKRDHALLEEQSKQQSNEHLRRQFASQANVVGPWIQTKMEEIGRISIEMNGTLEDQLNHLKRYERSIVDYKPNLDLLEQQHQLIQEALIFDNKHTNYTMEHIRVGWEQLLTTIARTINEVENQILTRDAKGISQEQMQEFRASFNHFDKDHGGALGPEEFKACLISLGYDVENDRQGDAEFNRIMSVVDPNHSGLVTFQAFIDFMSRETTDTDTADQVIASFKVLAGDKNFITAEELRRELPPDQAEYCIARMAPYQGPDAVPGALDYKSFSTALYGESDL; this is translated from the exons ACGTTCACAGCCTGGTGCAACTCCCACCTGAGGAAGGCTGGCACACAGATCGAGAACATCGACGAGGACTTTCGAGACGGGCTCAAGCTCATGCTCCTTCTGGAGGTCATTTCAG GTGAGCGGTTACCTAAGCCAGAGCGGGGCAAGATGAGAGTGCACAAAATCAACAATGTGAACAAAGCCCTGGACTTCATCGCCAGCAAAGGAGTCAAGCTGGTCTCCATCGGAGCAGAAG AGATTGTGGACGGCAACGCAAAGATGACCCTGGGAATGATCTGGACCATCATCCTCAGGTTCGCCATCCAGGACATCTCTGTGGAAG AGACCTCCGCCAAGGAAGGGCTGCTTCTCTGGTGCCAGAGGAAGACGGCCCCATACAAGAACGTCAACGTGCAGAACTTCCACATCAG CTGGAAGGATGGCCTTGCCTTCAATGCACTGATCCACCGACACAGACCCGAGCTGATCGAGTATGACAAGCTGAGAAAG gatgACCCTGTCACCAACCTGAACAATGCCTTTGAAGTGGCCGAGAAATATCTAGACATCCCCAAGATGTTGGATGCAGAGG ATATTGTAGGCACTCTGAGGCCAGATGAGAAAGCCATCATGACTTACGTGTCCTGCTTCTACCACGCTTTCTCGGGGGCTCAAAAG gcGGAGACTGCTGCCAACCGGATCTGCAAGGTGCTGGCCGTGAACCAGGAGAATGAGCACCTCATGGAAGATTATGAGAGGCTGGCCAGCGAC CTCCTGGAGTGGATCCGACGTACCATCCCCTGGCTGGAGGACCGCGTGCCGCAGAAGACCATGCAGGAGATGCAGCAGAAGCTGGAGGACTTCCGGGATTACCGGCGCGTCCACAAGCCGCCCAAGGTGCAGGAGAAGTGCCAGCTGGAGATCAACTTCAACACACTGCAGACCAAGCTGCGCCTTAGCAACCGGCCTGCTTTCATGCCCTCCGAGGGCAGGATGGTCTCG GATATCAATAATGGCTGGCAGCACCTGGAGCAGGCAGAGAAAGGCTACGAGGAGTGGCTGCTGAATGAGATCCGCAGGCTGGAGCGGCTCGACCACCTGGCAGAGAAGTTCCGGCAAAAGGCCTCCATCCACGAGGCCTGGACCGACG gaAAGGAGGCCATGCTGAAGCATCGGGACTACGAGACGGCCACCCTGTCAGACATCAAAGCCCTCATCCGAAAGCACGAGGCCTTCGAGAGCGACCTGGCCGCACACCAGGACCGCGTGGAGCAGATCGCAGCAATTGCCCAAGAGCTCAA tgAGTTGGACTACTATGACTCCCACAATGTCAACACCCGGTGCCAGAAGATCTGCGACCAGTGGGACGCCCTTGGCTCTCTGACCCACAGCCGCAGGGAAGCcctggag aaaacagagaagcagCTGGAGACCATTGACCAGCTGCATCTGGAGTATGCCAAGCGGGCAGCCCCCTTCAACAACTGGATGGAGAGTGCCATGGAGGACCTGCAGGACATGTTCATTGTCCACACCATCGAGGAGATCGAG ggCCTGATCTCCGCCCACGACCAGTTCAAGTCGACACTGCCAGATGCCGACAGGGAGCGGGAGGCCATCCTGGCCATCCACAAGGAGGCCCAGAGGATCGCCGAGAGCAACCACATCAAACTGTCGGGCAGTAACCCCTATACCACCGTCACCCCGCAGATCATCAACTCCAAGTGGGAGAAG gtGCAACAGCTGGTGCCCAAGCGGGACCACGCCCTCCTAGAGGAGCAGAGCAAGCAGCAGTCCAACGAGCACCTCCGCCGCCAGTTCGCCAGCCAGGCCAACGTCGTGGGGCCCTGGATCCAGACCAAGATGGAG GAGATCGGGCGCATCTCCATCGAGATGAACGGGACCCTGGAGGACCAGCTGAACCACCTGAAGCGCTACGAGCGCAGCATCGTGGACTACAAGCCGAATCTGGACCTGCTCGAGCAACAGCACCAGCTCATCCAGGAGGCGCTCATCTTCGACAACAAGCACACCAACTACACCATGGAG cacatcCGCGTGGGCTGGGAGCAGCTGCTCACCACCATCGCCCGCACCATCAACGAGGTGGAGAACCAGATCCTCACCCGCGATGCCAAGGGCATCAGCCAGGAGCAGATGCAGGAGTTCCGGGCGTCCTTCAACCACTTCGACAAG GACCACGGCGGGGCGCTGGGGCCGGAGGAGTTCAAGGCCTGCCTCATCAGCCTGGGCTACGACGTGGAAAATGACCGGCAG GGTGACGCTGAGTTCAACCGCATCATGAGTGTGGTTGACCCCAACCACAGCGGCCTCGTGACCTTCCAAGCCTTCATTGACTTCATGTCAAGGGAGACCACCGACACAGACACGGCCGACCAAGTCATTGCCTCCTTCAAGGTCCTGGCAGGGGACAAG AACTTCATCACGGCCGAGGAGCTGCGGAGAGAACTGCCCCCCGACCAGGCCGAGTACTGCATCGCTCGCATGGCGCCGTACCAGGGCCCTGATGCTGTGCCTGGCGCCCTCGACTATAAGTCCTTCTCCACAGCCCTGTACGGAGAGAGTGACCTGTGA
- the ACTN4 gene encoding alpha-actinin-4 isoform X4 produces the protein MVDYHAANQSYQYGPSSGGNGAGGGGSMGDYMAQEDDWDRDLLLDPAWEKQQRKTFTAWCNSHLRKAGTQIENIDEDFRDGLKLMLLLEVISGERLPKPERGKMRVHKINNVNKALDFIASKGVKLVSIGAEEIVDGNAKMTLGMIWTIILRFAIQDISVEETSAKEGLLLWCQRKTAPYKNVNVQNFHISWKDGLAFNALIHRHRPELIEYDKLRKDDPVTNLNNAFEVAEKYLDIPKMLDAEDIVNTARPDEKAIMTYVSSFYHAFSGAQKAETAANRICKVLAVNQENEHLMEDYERLASDLLEWIRRTIPWLEDRVPQKTMQEMQQKLEDFRDYRRVHKPPKVQEKCQLEINFNTLQTKLRLSNRPAFMPSEGRMVSDINNGWQHLEQAEKGYEEWLLNEIRRLERLDHLAEKFRQKASIHEAWTDGKEAMLKHRDYETATLSDIKALIRKHEAFESDLAAHQDRVEQIAAIAQELNELDYYDSHNVNTRCQKICDQWDALGSLTHSRREALEKTEKQLETIDQLHLEYAKRAAPFNNWMESAMEDLQDMFIVHTIEEIEGLISAHDQFKSTLPDADREREAILAIHKEAQRIAESNHIKLSGSNPYTTVTPQIINSKWEKVQQLVPKRDHALLEEQSKQQSNEHLRRQFASQANVVGPWIQTKMEEIGRISIEMNGTLEDQLNHLKRYERSIVDYKPNLDLLEQQHQLIQEALIFDNKHTNYTMEHIRVGWEQLLTTIARTINEVENQILTRDAKGISQEQMQEFRASFNHFDKDHGGALGPEEFKACLISLGYDVENDRQKQTGSMDSDDFRALLISTGYSLGDAEFNRIMSVVDPNHSGLVTFQAFIDFMSRETTDTDTADQVIASFKVLAGDKNFITAEELRRELPPDQAEYCIARMAPYQGPDAVPGALDYKSFSTALYGESDL, from the exons ACGTTCACAGCCTGGTGCAACTCCCACCTGAGGAAGGCTGGCACACAGATCGAGAACATCGACGAGGACTTTCGAGACGGGCTCAAGCTCATGCTCCTTCTGGAGGTCATTTCAG GTGAGCGGTTACCTAAGCCAGAGCGGGGCAAGATGAGAGTGCACAAAATCAACAATGTGAACAAAGCCCTGGACTTCATCGCCAGCAAAGGAGTCAAGCTGGTCTCCATCGGAGCAGAAG AGATTGTGGACGGCAACGCAAAGATGACCCTGGGAATGATCTGGACCATCATCCTCAGGTTCGCCATCCAGGACATCTCTGTGGAAG AGACCTCCGCCAAGGAAGGGCTGCTTCTCTGGTGCCAGAGGAAGACGGCCCCATACAAGAACGTCAACGTGCAGAACTTCCACATCAG CTGGAAGGATGGCCTTGCCTTCAATGCACTGATCCACCGACACAGACCCGAGCTGATCGAGTATGACAAGCTGAGAAAG gatgACCCTGTCACCAACCTGAACAATGCCTTTGAAGTGGCCGAGAAATATCTAGACATCCCCAAGATGTTGGATGCAGAGG ACATCGTGAACACGGCCCGGCCCGACGAGAAGGCCATAATGACCTATGTGTCCAGCTTCTACCATGCCTTTTCGGGAGCGCAGAAG gcGGAGACTGCTGCCAACCGGATCTGCAAGGTGCTGGCCGTGAACCAGGAGAATGAGCACCTCATGGAAGATTATGAGAGGCTGGCCAGCGAC CTCCTGGAGTGGATCCGACGTACCATCCCCTGGCTGGAGGACCGCGTGCCGCAGAAGACCATGCAGGAGATGCAGCAGAAGCTGGAGGACTTCCGGGATTACCGGCGCGTCCACAAGCCGCCCAAGGTGCAGGAGAAGTGCCAGCTGGAGATCAACTTCAACACACTGCAGACCAAGCTGCGCCTTAGCAACCGGCCTGCTTTCATGCCCTCCGAGGGCAGGATGGTCTCG GATATCAATAATGGCTGGCAGCACCTGGAGCAGGCAGAGAAAGGCTACGAGGAGTGGCTGCTGAATGAGATCCGCAGGCTGGAGCGGCTCGACCACCTGGCAGAGAAGTTCCGGCAAAAGGCCTCCATCCACGAGGCCTGGACCGACG gaAAGGAGGCCATGCTGAAGCATCGGGACTACGAGACGGCCACCCTGTCAGACATCAAAGCCCTCATCCGAAAGCACGAGGCCTTCGAGAGCGACCTGGCCGCACACCAGGACCGCGTGGAGCAGATCGCAGCAATTGCCCAAGAGCTCAA tgAGTTGGACTACTATGACTCCCACAATGTCAACACCCGGTGCCAGAAGATCTGCGACCAGTGGGACGCCCTTGGCTCTCTGACCCACAGCCGCAGGGAAGCcctggag aaaacagagaagcagCTGGAGACCATTGACCAGCTGCATCTGGAGTATGCCAAGCGGGCAGCCCCCTTCAACAACTGGATGGAGAGTGCCATGGAGGACCTGCAGGACATGTTCATTGTCCACACCATCGAGGAGATCGAG ggCCTGATCTCCGCCCACGACCAGTTCAAGTCGACACTGCCAGATGCCGACAGGGAGCGGGAGGCCATCCTGGCCATCCACAAGGAGGCCCAGAGGATCGCCGAGAGCAACCACATCAAACTGTCGGGCAGTAACCCCTATACCACCGTCACCCCGCAGATCATCAACTCCAAGTGGGAGAAG gtGCAACAGCTGGTGCCCAAGCGGGACCACGCCCTCCTAGAGGAGCAGAGCAAGCAGCAGTCCAACGAGCACCTCCGCCGCCAGTTCGCCAGCCAGGCCAACGTCGTGGGGCCCTGGATCCAGACCAAGATGGAG GAGATCGGGCGCATCTCCATCGAGATGAACGGGACCCTGGAGGACCAGCTGAACCACCTGAAGCGCTACGAGCGCAGCATCGTGGACTACAAGCCGAATCTGGACCTGCTCGAGCAACAGCACCAGCTCATCCAGGAGGCGCTCATCTTCGACAACAAGCACACCAACTACACCATGGAG cacatcCGCGTGGGCTGGGAGCAGCTGCTCACCACCATCGCCCGCACCATCAACGAGGTGGAGAACCAGATCCTCACCCGCGATGCCAAGGGCATCAGCCAGGAGCAGATGCAGGAGTTCCGGGCGTCCTTCAACCACTTCGACAAG GACCACGGCGGGGCGCTGGGGCCGGAGGAGTTCAAGGCCTGCCTCATCAGCCTGGGCTACGACGTGGAAAATGACCGGCAG AAGCAGACAGGCAGCATGGACTCCGATGACTTCAGGGCTCTGCTTATCTCCACAGGATACAGCCTG GGTGACGCTGAGTTCAACCGCATCATGAGTGTGGTTGACCCCAACCACAGCGGCCTCGTGACCTTCCAAGCCTTCATTGACTTCATGTCAAGGGAGACCACCGACACAGACACGGCCGACCAAGTCATTGCCTCCTTCAAGGTCCTGGCAGGGGACAAG AACTTCATCACGGCCGAGGAGCTGCGGAGAGAACTGCCCCCCGACCAGGCCGAGTACTGCATCGCTCGCATGGCGCCGTACCAGGGCCCTGATGCTGTGCCTGGCGCCCTCGACTATAAGTCCTTCTCCACAGCCCTGTACGGAGAGAGTGACCTGTGA
- the ACTN4 gene encoding alpha-actinin-4 isoform X1 — translation MVDYHAANQSYQYGPSSGGNGAGGGGSMGDYMAQEDDWDRDLLLDPAWEKQQRKTFTAWCNSHLRKAGTQIENIDEDFRDGLKLMLLLEVISGERLPKPERGKMRVHKINNVNKALDFIASKGVKLVSIGAEEIVDGNAKMTLGMIWTIILRFAIQDISVEETSAKEGLLLWCQRKTAPYKNVNVQNFHISWKDGLAFNALIHRHRPELIEYDKLRKDDPVTNLNNAFEVAEKYLDIPKMLDAEDIVNTARPDEKAIMTYVSSFYHAFSGAQKAETAANRICKVLAVNQENEHLMEDYERLASDLLEWIRRTIPWLEDRVPQKTMQEMQQKLEDFRDYRRVHKPPKVQEKCQLEINFNTLQTKLRLSNRPAFMPSEGRMVSDINNGWQHLEQAEKGYEEWLLNEIRRLERLDHLAEKFRQKASIHEAWTDGKEAMLKHRDYETATLSDIKALIRKHEAFESDLAAHQDRVEQIAAIAQELNELDYYDSHNVNTRCQKICDQWDALGSLTHSRREALEKTEKQLETIDQLHLEYAKRAAPFNNWMESAMEDLQDMFIVHTIEEIEGLISAHDQFKSTLPDADREREAILAIHKEAQRIAESNHIKLSGSNPYTTVTPQIINSKWEKVQQLVPKRDHALLEEQSKQQSNEHLRRQFASQANVVGPWIQTKMEEIGRISIEMNGTLEDQLNHLKRYERSIVDYKPNLDLLEQQHQLIQEALIFDNKHTNYTMEHIRVGWEQLLTTIARTINEVENQILTRDAKGISQEQMQEFRASFNHFDKDHGGALGPEEFKACLISLGYDVENDRQGDAEFNRIMSVVDPNHSGLVTFQAFIDFMSRETTDTDTADQVIASFKVLAGDKNFITAEELRRELPPDQAEYCIARMAPYQGPDAVPGALDYKSFSTALYGESDL, via the exons ACGTTCACAGCCTGGTGCAACTCCCACCTGAGGAAGGCTGGCACACAGATCGAGAACATCGACGAGGACTTTCGAGACGGGCTCAAGCTCATGCTCCTTCTGGAGGTCATTTCAG GTGAGCGGTTACCTAAGCCAGAGCGGGGCAAGATGAGAGTGCACAAAATCAACAATGTGAACAAAGCCCTGGACTTCATCGCCAGCAAAGGAGTCAAGCTGGTCTCCATCGGAGCAGAAG AGATTGTGGACGGCAACGCAAAGATGACCCTGGGAATGATCTGGACCATCATCCTCAGGTTCGCCATCCAGGACATCTCTGTGGAAG AGACCTCCGCCAAGGAAGGGCTGCTTCTCTGGTGCCAGAGGAAGACGGCCCCATACAAGAACGTCAACGTGCAGAACTTCCACATCAG CTGGAAGGATGGCCTTGCCTTCAATGCACTGATCCACCGACACAGACCCGAGCTGATCGAGTATGACAAGCTGAGAAAG gatgACCCTGTCACCAACCTGAACAATGCCTTTGAAGTGGCCGAGAAATATCTAGACATCCCCAAGATGTTGGATGCAGAGG ACATCGTGAACACGGCCCGGCCCGACGAGAAGGCCATAATGACCTATGTGTCCAGCTTCTACCATGCCTTTTCGGGAGCGCAGAAG gcGGAGACTGCTGCCAACCGGATCTGCAAGGTGCTGGCCGTGAACCAGGAGAATGAGCACCTCATGGAAGATTATGAGAGGCTGGCCAGCGAC CTCCTGGAGTGGATCCGACGTACCATCCCCTGGCTGGAGGACCGCGTGCCGCAGAAGACCATGCAGGAGATGCAGCAGAAGCTGGAGGACTTCCGGGATTACCGGCGCGTCCACAAGCCGCCCAAGGTGCAGGAGAAGTGCCAGCTGGAGATCAACTTCAACACACTGCAGACCAAGCTGCGCCTTAGCAACCGGCCTGCTTTCATGCCCTCCGAGGGCAGGATGGTCTCG GATATCAATAATGGCTGGCAGCACCTGGAGCAGGCAGAGAAAGGCTACGAGGAGTGGCTGCTGAATGAGATCCGCAGGCTGGAGCGGCTCGACCACCTGGCAGAGAAGTTCCGGCAAAAGGCCTCCATCCACGAGGCCTGGACCGACG gaAAGGAGGCCATGCTGAAGCATCGGGACTACGAGACGGCCACCCTGTCAGACATCAAAGCCCTCATCCGAAAGCACGAGGCCTTCGAGAGCGACCTGGCCGCACACCAGGACCGCGTGGAGCAGATCGCAGCAATTGCCCAAGAGCTCAA tgAGTTGGACTACTATGACTCCCACAATGTCAACACCCGGTGCCAGAAGATCTGCGACCAGTGGGACGCCCTTGGCTCTCTGACCCACAGCCGCAGGGAAGCcctggag aaaacagagaagcagCTGGAGACCATTGACCAGCTGCATCTGGAGTATGCCAAGCGGGCAGCCCCCTTCAACAACTGGATGGAGAGTGCCATGGAGGACCTGCAGGACATGTTCATTGTCCACACCATCGAGGAGATCGAG ggCCTGATCTCCGCCCACGACCAGTTCAAGTCGACACTGCCAGATGCCGACAGGGAGCGGGAGGCCATCCTGGCCATCCACAAGGAGGCCCAGAGGATCGCCGAGAGCAACCACATCAAACTGTCGGGCAGTAACCCCTATACCACCGTCACCCCGCAGATCATCAACTCCAAGTGGGAGAAG gtGCAACAGCTGGTGCCCAAGCGGGACCACGCCCTCCTAGAGGAGCAGAGCAAGCAGCAGTCCAACGAGCACCTCCGCCGCCAGTTCGCCAGCCAGGCCAACGTCGTGGGGCCCTGGATCCAGACCAAGATGGAG GAGATCGGGCGCATCTCCATCGAGATGAACGGGACCCTGGAGGACCAGCTGAACCACCTGAAGCGCTACGAGCGCAGCATCGTGGACTACAAGCCGAATCTGGACCTGCTCGAGCAACAGCACCAGCTCATCCAGGAGGCGCTCATCTTCGACAACAAGCACACCAACTACACCATGGAG cacatcCGCGTGGGCTGGGAGCAGCTGCTCACCACCATCGCCCGCACCATCAACGAGGTGGAGAACCAGATCCTCACCCGCGATGCCAAGGGCATCAGCCAGGAGCAGATGCAGGAGTTCCGGGCGTCCTTCAACCACTTCGACAAG GACCACGGCGGGGCGCTGGGGCCGGAGGAGTTCAAGGCCTGCCTCATCAGCCTGGGCTACGACGTGGAAAATGACCGGCAG GGTGACGCTGAGTTCAACCGCATCATGAGTGTGGTTGACCCCAACCACAGCGGCCTCGTGACCTTCCAAGCCTTCATTGACTTCATGTCAAGGGAGACCACCGACACAGACACGGCCGACCAAGTCATTGCCTCCTTCAAGGTCCTGGCAGGGGACAAG AACTTCATCACGGCCGAGGAGCTGCGGAGAGAACTGCCCCCCGACCAGGCCGAGTACTGCATCGCTCGCATGGCGCCGTACCAGGGCCCTGATGCTGTGCCTGGCGCCCTCGACTATAAGTCCTTCTCCACAGCCCTGTACGGAGAGAGTGACCTGTGA
- the ACTN4 gene encoding alpha-actinin-4 isoform X3 gives MVDYHAANQSYQYGPSSGGNGAGGGGSMGDYMAQEDDWDRDLLLDPAWEKQQRKTFTAWCNSHLRKAGTQIENIDEDFRDGLKLMLLLEVISGERLPKPERGKMRVHKINNVNKALDFIASKGVKLVSIGAEEIVDGNAKMTLGMIWTIILRFAIQDISVEETSAKEGLLLWCQRKTAPYKNVNVQNFHISWKDGLAFNALIHRHRPELIEYDKLRKDDPVTNLNNAFEVAEKYLDIPKMLDAEDIVGTLRPDEKAIMTYVSCFYHAFSGAQKAETAANRICKVLAVNQENEHLMEDYERLASDLLEWIRRTIPWLEDRVPQKTMQEMQQKLEDFRDYRRVHKPPKVQEKCQLEINFNTLQTKLRLSNRPAFMPSEGRMVSDINNGWQHLEQAEKGYEEWLLNEIRRLERLDHLAEKFRQKASIHEAWTDGKEAMLKHRDYETATLSDIKALIRKHEAFESDLAAHQDRVEQIAAIAQELNELDYYDSHNVNTRCQKICDQWDALGSLTHSRREALEKTEKQLETIDQLHLEYAKRAAPFNNWMESAMEDLQDMFIVHTIEEIEGLISAHDQFKSTLPDADREREAILAIHKEAQRIAESNHIKLSGSNPYTTVTPQIINSKWEKVQQLVPKRDHALLEEQSKQQSNEHLRRQFASQANVVGPWIQTKMEEIGRISIEMNGTLEDQLNHLKRYERSIVDYKPNLDLLEQQHQLIQEALIFDNKHTNYTMEHIRVGWEQLLTTIARTINEVENQILTRDAKGISQEQMQEFRASFNHFDKKQTGSMDSDDFRALLISTGYSLGDAEFNRIMSVVDPNHSGLVTFQAFIDFMSRETTDTDTADQVIASFKVLAGDKNFITAEELRRELPPDQAEYCIARMAPYQGPDAVPGALDYKSFSTALYGESDL, from the exons ACGTTCACAGCCTGGTGCAACTCCCACCTGAGGAAGGCTGGCACACAGATCGAGAACATCGACGAGGACTTTCGAGACGGGCTCAAGCTCATGCTCCTTCTGGAGGTCATTTCAG GTGAGCGGTTACCTAAGCCAGAGCGGGGCAAGATGAGAGTGCACAAAATCAACAATGTGAACAAAGCCCTGGACTTCATCGCCAGCAAAGGAGTCAAGCTGGTCTCCATCGGAGCAGAAG AGATTGTGGACGGCAACGCAAAGATGACCCTGGGAATGATCTGGACCATCATCCTCAGGTTCGCCATCCAGGACATCTCTGTGGAAG AGACCTCCGCCAAGGAAGGGCTGCTTCTCTGGTGCCAGAGGAAGACGGCCCCATACAAGAACGTCAACGTGCAGAACTTCCACATCAG CTGGAAGGATGGCCTTGCCTTCAATGCACTGATCCACCGACACAGACCCGAGCTGATCGAGTATGACAAGCTGAGAAAG gatgACCCTGTCACCAACCTGAACAATGCCTTTGAAGTGGCCGAGAAATATCTAGACATCCCCAAGATGTTGGATGCAGAGG ATATTGTAGGCACTCTGAGGCCAGATGAGAAAGCCATCATGACTTACGTGTCCTGCTTCTACCACGCTTTCTCGGGGGCTCAAAAG gcGGAGACTGCTGCCAACCGGATCTGCAAGGTGCTGGCCGTGAACCAGGAGAATGAGCACCTCATGGAAGATTATGAGAGGCTGGCCAGCGAC CTCCTGGAGTGGATCCGACGTACCATCCCCTGGCTGGAGGACCGCGTGCCGCAGAAGACCATGCAGGAGATGCAGCAGAAGCTGGAGGACTTCCGGGATTACCGGCGCGTCCACAAGCCGCCCAAGGTGCAGGAGAAGTGCCAGCTGGAGATCAACTTCAACACACTGCAGACCAAGCTGCGCCTTAGCAACCGGCCTGCTTTCATGCCCTCCGAGGGCAGGATGGTCTCG GATATCAATAATGGCTGGCAGCACCTGGAGCAGGCAGAGAAAGGCTACGAGGAGTGGCTGCTGAATGAGATCCGCAGGCTGGAGCGGCTCGACCACCTGGCAGAGAAGTTCCGGCAAAAGGCCTCCATCCACGAGGCCTGGACCGACG gaAAGGAGGCCATGCTGAAGCATCGGGACTACGAGACGGCCACCCTGTCAGACATCAAAGCCCTCATCCGAAAGCACGAGGCCTTCGAGAGCGACCTGGCCGCACACCAGGACCGCGTGGAGCAGATCGCAGCAATTGCCCAAGAGCTCAA tgAGTTGGACTACTATGACTCCCACAATGTCAACACCCGGTGCCAGAAGATCTGCGACCAGTGGGACGCCCTTGGCTCTCTGACCCACAGCCGCAGGGAAGCcctggag aaaacagagaagcagCTGGAGACCATTGACCAGCTGCATCTGGAGTATGCCAAGCGGGCAGCCCCCTTCAACAACTGGATGGAGAGTGCCATGGAGGACCTGCAGGACATGTTCATTGTCCACACCATCGAGGAGATCGAG ggCCTGATCTCCGCCCACGACCAGTTCAAGTCGACACTGCCAGATGCCGACAGGGAGCGGGAGGCCATCCTGGCCATCCACAAGGAGGCCCAGAGGATCGCCGAGAGCAACCACATCAAACTGTCGGGCAGTAACCCCTATACCACCGTCACCCCGCAGATCATCAACTCCAAGTGGGAGAAG gtGCAACAGCTGGTGCCCAAGCGGGACCACGCCCTCCTAGAGGAGCAGAGCAAGCAGCAGTCCAACGAGCACCTCCGCCGCCAGTTCGCCAGCCAGGCCAACGTCGTGGGGCCCTGGATCCAGACCAAGATGGAG GAGATCGGGCGCATCTCCATCGAGATGAACGGGACCCTGGAGGACCAGCTGAACCACCTGAAGCGCTACGAGCGCAGCATCGTGGACTACAAGCCGAATCTGGACCTGCTCGAGCAACAGCACCAGCTCATCCAGGAGGCGCTCATCTTCGACAACAAGCACACCAACTACACCATGGAG cacatcCGCGTGGGCTGGGAGCAGCTGCTCACCACCATCGCCCGCACCATCAACGAGGTGGAGAACCAGATCCTCACCCGCGATGCCAAGGGCATCAGCCAGGAGCAGATGCAGGAGTTCCGGGCGTCCTTCAACCACTTCGACAAG AAGCAGACAGGCAGCATGGACTCCGATGACTTCAGGGCTCTGCTTATCTCCACAGGATACAGCCTG GGTGACGCTGAGTTCAACCGCATCATGAGTGTGGTTGACCCCAACCACAGCGGCCTCGTGACCTTCCAAGCCTTCATTGACTTCATGTCAAGGGAGACCACCGACACAGACACGGCCGACCAAGTCATTGCCTCCTTCAAGGTCCTGGCAGGGGACAAG AACTTCATCACGGCCGAGGAGCTGCGGAGAGAACTGCCCCCCGACCAGGCCGAGTACTGCATCGCTCGCATGGCGCCGTACCAGGGCCCTGATGCTGTGCCTGGCGCCCTCGACTATAAGTCCTTCTCCACAGCCCTGTACGGAGAGAGTGACCTGTGA